Proteins co-encoded in one Novosphingobium sp. PP1Y genomic window:
- a CDS encoding bifunctional sugar phosphate isomerase/epimerase/4-hydroxyphenylpyruvate dioxygenase family protein: MKTSIASVCLSGPLADKLESAARAGFGGVEIFENDLIGAPQDARQIAKMMRDLGLECTMFQPFRDLEGMPEPLRSAAFARMERKFEIMEALDTDLVLLCSNCSPVALPERQRMLDDLHELGELAARHGKRIGYEALAWGRHVSDHRDAWSLVRDVDHPSIGLVLDTFHSLARDVPNSSIGDIRAEKLFFVQLADAPRLSMDPLSWSRHFRVLPGQGDWPVAEYVAAIQRIGYDGWFSLEIFNDQFRAGAAAQLAVDGHRSLRFLEDEAARKLGQTPVLPDRVTATSTEFIEFAASHEEAEEFARYFRALGFTPVAKHRSKDVTRWKQGDINFVLNCEPDGHAHSHEVVHGGSVCAIGLGVTDQEAALARAQALGIQRYAQAVAPDEWEIPSLRGLGGSLLYLVDAAQSGSMWAEEFPHQQEEESTAQLLTRIDHVAQTMQQGEFLSWLLFYVSLFDMDTTAQLEIADQMGLVYSQAVQNADRSVRFTLNGSLAHQSLSSRFIRNYFGAGVQHIALATDDIFEAAQSTVDADLPMLEIGPNYYDDIEARFGLAPDLLERLRAGNILYDRDEQGEYFQFYSRAVAKRVFFEVVQRRDYDAFGAANAAIRLSAQASHREPEWM; this comes from the coding sequence ATGAAAACATCAATCGCCTCTGTCTGCCTGAGCGGCCCACTTGCCGATAAACTCGAATCCGCCGCTCGAGCCGGGTTCGGCGGCGTGGAGATCTTCGAAAACGACCTGATAGGTGCACCGCAGGATGCCCGCCAGATTGCGAAGATGATGCGCGACCTGGGGCTTGAATGCACCATGTTCCAGCCGTTTCGTGACCTCGAGGGCATGCCCGAACCGCTGCGCAGCGCCGCCTTCGCGCGCATGGAGCGTAAGTTCGAGATCATGGAGGCGCTCGATACCGATCTGGTGCTGCTATGTTCGAACTGTTCGCCGGTCGCCCTGCCCGAACGCCAGCGCATGCTCGACGACCTGCACGAGCTTGGCGAGCTGGCTGCGCGGCATGGCAAGCGCATCGGCTACGAAGCGCTTGCCTGGGGGCGCCACGTTAGCGACCATCGCGACGCGTGGTCGCTGGTGCGCGACGTGGACCACCCTTCGATCGGCCTGGTGCTCGATACGTTTCACTCGCTCGCACGCGACGTTCCCAACAGCAGCATCGGCGATATTCGTGCGGAAAAACTGTTCTTCGTGCAGCTTGCCGATGCGCCGCGCCTGTCGATGGATCCGCTCAGCTGGAGCCGCCATTTCCGCGTTCTGCCGGGGCAAGGCGACTGGCCAGTGGCCGAATACGTCGCCGCCATTCAGCGCATTGGCTACGATGGCTGGTTCAGCCTTGAAATCTTCAACGACCAGTTCCGCGCTGGTGCCGCTGCCCAGCTGGCAGTGGACGGCCACCGTTCGCTGCGCTTCCTTGAGGACGAAGCGGCACGCAAGCTTGGCCAAACCCCGGTGCTTCCCGACCGGGTCACCGCCACTAGCACCGAATTCATCGAATTTGCCGCCAGCCACGAGGAGGCGGAGGAGTTCGCCCGCTATTTCCGCGCGCTCGGCTTCACGCCGGTGGCGAAACACCGCAGCAAGGATGTTACCCGGTGGAAGCAGGGAGACATCAACTTCGTGCTCAATTGCGAGCCCGATGGCCATGCCCACAGTCACGAGGTTGTCCATGGCGGTTCCGTCTGCGCAATCGGCCTGGGCGTGACCGATCAGGAGGCCGCTCTCGCCCGCGCGCAGGCGCTGGGCATCCAGCGTTACGCGCAGGCCGTGGCTCCCGACGAATGGGAAATTCCCAGCCTTCGCGGGCTGGGCGGCAGTCTGCTCTACCTTGTCGATGCAGCGCAAAGCGGCTCGATGTGGGCGGAGGAATTTCCGCACCAGCAGGAAGAAGAAAGCACCGCGCAGCTGCTGACGCGCATAGATCACGTCGCCCAGACGATGCAGCAGGGCGAGTTCCTCAGCTGGCTGCTGTTCTACGTGTCGCTGTTCGACATGGACACGACTGCGCAACTGGAGATCGCCGATCAGATGGGCCTGGTTTACAGCCAAGCCGTGCAGAATGCCGACCGCAGCGTGCGTTTCACTCTGAACGGATCGCTGGCACACCAGTCTTTGAGCTCGCGCTTTATCCGCAATTACTTCGGCGCAGGCGTGCAGCATATTGCCCTGGCGACAGATGACATTTTCGAGGCGGCGCAGTCCACGGTCGATGCGGATCTGCCGATGCTCGAGATCGGGCCAAACTATTACGACGATATCGAAGCCCGCTTCGGGCTGGCTCCGGACCTGCTCGAAAGGCTGCGTGCGGGGAACATTCTCTACGACCGCGACGAGCAGGGGGAGTACTTCCAGTTCTACAGCCGCGCGGTGGCAAAGCGGGTGTTCTTCGAAGTCGTCCAGCGGCGCGATTACGACGCTTTTGGCGCCGCCAACGCGGCCATCCGCCTGAGTGCTCAGGCCAGCCATCGCGAGCCGGAGTGGATGTAA
- a CDS encoding shikimate dehydrogenase — translation MTDAASSIKIGLLGRGIGASSSPAIHETEAARLGLALTYDLFDFDALELADEALPNMLAQLVERGFRGVYVTHPFKQAVIPLLDEVDSTAASLGAVNCVSFNDGRMSGTNTDWIGFEFMLDLAFPQEPRDVVAQIGSGGAGSATAFALLHSGTRELRIHDMSADRVDALATRLRSAFPEASIVASATPAAAIDGACGVVQSTPVGMVAHPGMPFDPELLSPGQWLADVIYFPRETELLKAAQTRGLATAGGAPMVIGQAAEGLRRFTGVEPDRDRMLAALGAVDNQAQRGAA, via the coding sequence ATGACGGACGCTGCGTCCTCGATAAAGATTGGCTTGCTGGGCCGAGGGATTGGCGCCTCGTCATCCCCGGCCATCCACGAGACGGAAGCAGCTCGCCTCGGCCTCGCGCTCACCTACGATCTGTTCGATTTCGACGCGCTTGAACTGGCGGACGAAGCCTTGCCCAACATGCTTGCCCAGCTGGTCGAGCGTGGCTTTCGCGGGGTCTACGTCACCCATCCTTTCAAACAGGCGGTGATCCCGCTGCTCGACGAAGTTGATTCCACCGCGGCATCGCTCGGTGCGGTTAACTGCGTGAGCTTTAACGACGGGCGCATGTCCGGCACCAACACCGACTGGATCGGCTTCGAGTTCATGCTTGATCTGGCCTTCCCGCAGGAGCCGCGCGATGTCGTTGCGCAGATAGGCTCAGGCGGAGCCGGGTCGGCAACGGCCTTTGCCCTGCTCCATTCCGGAACCCGCGAGCTGCGCATTCATGACATGTCCGCCGACCGGGTCGATGCGCTGGCCACCCGCCTCCGGTCAGCTTTCCCCGAAGCCAGCATCGTCGCGAGCGCAACGCCAGCCGCTGCCATTGACGGTGCTTGCGGCGTTGTCCAGTCTACCCCTGTCGGCATGGTGGCACATCCTGGCATGCCATTTGATCCTGAATTGCTCTCGCCCGGTCAGTGGCTTGCCGACGTCATCTATTTCCCGCGCGAGACCGAGCTGCTGAAGGCGGCGCAAACGCGCGGGCTGGCAACCGCCGGCGGAGCGCCCATGGTGATCGGCCAGGCTGCCGAGGGATTGCGTCGATTTACCGGAGTGGAACCCGATCGCGACCGCATGTTGGCCGCACTGGGCGCAGTGGACAATCAAGCTCAGCGAGGCGCGGCATGA
- a CDS encoding MFS transporter, with protein sequence MFIGVATDLVEMRRDERGCHDCTQQLPRGIFRPLDRRMSADSALPRSVEAGAWKPLQVIAVGLCFLLNMLDGADLLVMSFVAPVLSDEWAIAPQDLGVIFSASLAGMACGCLFIAPLADRFGRRPLIICALAVVAVAMVISSQVHSVEAMILARFVVGLGVGTIGVTMTAMASEFAPPRYQDFAVGFVQAGWPFGSIITAFLTVSLLPDHGWRTVLLAIGALSLGLLVIALALMPESIDFLLRRQPTKALDRANRLRARLGHEPLGALPSKPEAASRTSLLRLFDDGRLRSGVILWIAVALGYFVLYFVINWIPELTTRAGLPLDQAIYAGATYNLGAFLGTSLMGWLAVRFALPRVIALFFFAAAVAMLIFGNLSMPLVLTLLAALAVGVTVQGGFNGFWALSARFYPTEIRSTGIGWSMGVGRIGAVLGPLVGGYLVGTDLPVGTVFIIFAVPAVIAGLLALLVIIPEKRA encoded by the coding sequence ATGTTTATTGGCGTGGCGACCGACCTCGTAGAAATGAGGCGGGATGAGCGAGGATGTCATGATTGCACCCAGCAGCTGCCACGCGGTATTTTCCGCCCCCTGGATCGCCGGATGAGCGCAGACAGCGCCCTTCCCCGTTCTGTCGAAGCTGGCGCTTGGAAGCCGCTGCAAGTCATTGCGGTCGGCCTGTGCTTCCTGCTCAACATGCTTGATGGGGCGGACTTGCTGGTCATGTCCTTCGTTGCACCCGTTCTTTCCGACGAGTGGGCAATCGCGCCCCAGGATCTTGGCGTTATTTTCAGCGCGAGCCTTGCCGGTATGGCCTGTGGTTGCCTGTTCATCGCGCCGCTGGCCGACCGTTTCGGCCGTCGTCCGCTGATTATTTGCGCCCTTGCTGTTGTTGCCGTCGCGATGGTGATTTCATCGCAGGTCCACAGTGTGGAGGCGATGATCCTCGCCCGGTTCGTGGTCGGCCTCGGCGTCGGCACCATTGGCGTCACCATGACGGCCATGGCCTCCGAGTTTGCGCCGCCGCGTTATCAGGATTTTGCCGTCGGCTTCGTGCAGGCGGGCTGGCCCTTTGGATCGATCATCACCGCATTTCTGACGGTGTCGTTGCTGCCTGATCACGGGTGGCGCACGGTTCTGCTGGCGATCGGCGCGCTTAGTCTCGGCTTGCTGGTTATCGCGCTGGCGTTGATGCCGGAGTCGATTGATTTCCTGTTGCGCCGCCAGCCAACCAAGGCGCTGGACCGGGCTAACCGGCTGCGTGCGCGGCTGGGTCACGAACCGCTCGGTGCCTTGCCGTCCAAGCCGGAAGCCGCGAGCAGAACCAGCTTGCTGCGCCTCTTCGACGATGGCCGCCTGCGTTCGGGTGTGATCCTGTGGATCGCCGTCGCCCTCGGCTACTTCGTCCTTTACTTCGTGATCAACTGGATCCCTGAACTAACCACCCGGGCGGGTCTTCCTCTCGATCAGGCAATCTACGCCGGGGCTACCTACAATCTGGGTGCCTTCCTTGGCACGAGCCTTATGGGCTGGCTTGCCGTGCGCTTTGCCTTGCCGCGCGTCATCGCATTGTTCTTCTTTGCTGCCGCAGTGGCGATGCTGATCTTCGGCAACCTGTCGATGCCACTGGTGCTGACGTTGCTTGCGGCGCTGGCCGTTGGTGTCACGGTACAGGGTGGCTTCAACGGCTTCTGGGCCCTGTCCGCGCGGTTCTATCCCACCGAGATCCGCAGCACGGGCATCGGCTGGTCGATGGGCGTAGGCCGCATCGGCGCAGTGCTCGGCCCGCTGGTTGGCGGTTATCTGGTCGGGACCGACCTTCCTGTCGGGACGGTCTTCATCATCTTTGCCGTGCCTGCCGTAATTGCCGGTTTGCTAGCCCTACTCGTCATCATTCCGGAGAAGCGCGCATGA
- a CDS encoding TetR family transcriptional regulator encodes MLLPERPPPGYDGAKAWEGMIVKNMAEAATGERRKRDASATRAELIAAATDEFAEKGLAGARVEEIAARTATSKHMIYYHFGSKDGLYRAVLEQAYDEFRIAEGSLDYDDLPALDALSTLVGATFDVHASRPQIVRIIMAENINLGQQIRSIDSFQQRELALETMRRILNRGAEEGTLRRGLDPLQIHLTVAALCFHYIANVHTFGHVFELEAHSPDQMTLRRNEVIATVVSRCAATTEMEDR; translated from the coding sequence ATGTTGTTGCCTGAGCGCCCGCCTCCTGGTTATGACGGGGCGAAAGCTTGGGAAGGCATGATAGTGAAAAACATGGCAGAGGCGGCTACAGGAGAGCGGCGCAAGCGCGATGCTTCGGCAACGCGCGCCGAACTTATCGCAGCCGCAACCGATGAATTTGCCGAAAAAGGCCTGGCCGGTGCGAGGGTGGAGGAAATCGCCGCGCGCACCGCGACCAGCAAGCACATGATCTACTACCATTTCGGCAGCAAGGACGGGCTCTATCGCGCTGTCCTTGAACAGGCATACGACGAGTTTCGTATCGCCGAAGGATCGCTCGATTACGATGACTTGCCGGCGCTTGATGCTCTCTCAACGCTAGTAGGTGCCACGTTTGACGTGCATGCCAGTCGGCCGCAGATCGTCCGCATTATCATGGCGGAAAACATCAACCTCGGCCAGCAGATCCGGTCGATTGACAGCTTTCAGCAGCGTGAACTAGCGCTGGAGACCATGCGGCGGATACTCAATCGCGGGGCCGAGGAAGGTACGCTGCGACGCGGGTTGGACCCGCTGCAGATACATCTGACCGTGGCCGCCCTGTGTTTCCACTACATCGCGAACGTCCATACCTTCGGCCATGTCTTCGAGCTGGAGGCCCATTCTCCCGATCAGATGACCCTCCGTCGCAATGAGGTCATCGCAACAGTTGTCAGCCGATGCGCGGCTACCACGGAAATGGAAGATCGATGA
- a CDS encoding tannase/feruloyl esterase family alpha/beta hydrolase, giving the protein MTYRNVIASASLAALVVGCAGVAPTAPDADRSLGSLSNQCNALGAQLMAGAPVDGLVVVTSDWEEAATVGGTGPDAQTPLPPHCLVEGYYGEHEGLVGGPYRTGFRMRLPLDWNGRFLFEGGGGSNGVIRDATGRNGVGNTPALERGYAVIAQDSGHDNDRNNVPADGGQMVFGHDPQARADYGHASLKLTYDLGQYIVTTFYGRKSETNLFWGCSKGGQEGMAFAQRYPDAFDGIVAMAPGMSLPRAAVAEAWDTQALAGILSARGEKPTVEGLRTLFSSAQSDLVSSATLAACDGLDGAKDGIVAAVGQCTTARVEPELRARQCAAQGDTGCLDKAQVDALITIMDGPHDSSGKALYSQWAWDGGVGSPGWQVWKTGLVDGPPSLNVVLGGNALASAFTTLPTPIQPDPEQLLAWQLGFDFDKDAPAIYAVVPPYTTSAWQDVGMRSTDLSAFRAHGGKLIVPHGGGDPVFSVLDTIDWWNGVNAANGGKADGFVRVFPVPGMNHCGGGPATDRFDSLAALESWVIDGVAPASIPATAGDDTPWPGRKMPLCPYPQIALANGAGDYRCGLPQP; this is encoded by the coding sequence ATGACCTATCGTAACGTTATTGCATCAGCGAGCCTAGCCGCCCTGGTTGTCGGTTGCGCCGGGGTAGCGCCGACCGCTCCCGACGCCGATCGAAGCCTGGGCTCGCTCTCGAACCAATGCAACGCTCTGGGGGCGCAATTGATGGCCGGGGCGCCGGTTGACGGTCTCGTCGTTGTGACCAGTGACTGGGAAGAGGCTGCCACGGTGGGCGGAACCGGCCCGGATGCGCAAACACCATTGCCGCCCCATTGTCTGGTCGAAGGCTATTACGGCGAGCACGAAGGCCTTGTCGGCGGCCCATACCGGACCGGTTTTCGCATGCGTCTGCCGCTGGATTGGAACGGGCGCTTCCTGTTCGAAGGCGGCGGGGGCTCCAATGGTGTGATCCGCGATGCCACCGGGCGGAACGGCGTCGGCAATACTCCCGCGCTTGAGCGCGGCTACGCCGTGATCGCCCAGGACAGCGGGCATGACAATGATCGCAACAACGTGCCGGCCGATGGCGGTCAGATGGTTTTCGGCCACGATCCGCAGGCCCGGGCCGACTATGGCCATGCCAGCCTCAAACTGACCTACGATCTTGGCCAATACATCGTCACCACATTCTATGGCCGGAAAAGCGAGACCAACCTTTTCTGGGGCTGTTCCAAGGGCGGGCAAGAGGGGATGGCTTTTGCCCAGCGCTATCCCGATGCCTTCGACGGGATCGTGGCCATGGCTCCGGGCATGTCGTTGCCGCGCGCTGCCGTGGCTGAAGCATGGGACACCCAGGCGCTGGCGGGCATCTTGTCAGCGCGCGGTGAGAAGCCGACGGTCGAGGGATTGCGGACCCTGTTTTCGTCTGCGCAGTCCGATCTCGTGAGCAGTGCCACGCTGGCCGCCTGCGATGGCCTTGATGGCGCAAAGGACGGGATTGTCGCCGCCGTTGGACAGTGCACGACAGCACGCGTCGAACCCGAACTGCGCGCCCGTCAGTGCGCAGCGCAGGGTGACACGGGGTGCCTTGATAAGGCGCAGGTGGATGCGCTGATCACAATCATGGATGGTCCCCACGATTCTTCCGGCAAGGCGCTCTATTCCCAATGGGCCTGGGATGGCGGCGTTGGATCGCCGGGCTGGCAAGTGTGGAAGACGGGGCTGGTGGATGGCCCACCATCGCTGAATGTCGTGCTGGGCGGCAACGCGCTGGCTTCTGCATTCACCACCCTGCCGACGCCCATTCAGCCAGATCCGGAGCAATTGCTCGCATGGCAGCTGGGTTTCGACTTCGACAAGGACGCTCCGGCGATTTACGCCGTTGTGCCGCCCTACACGACCAGCGCCTGGCAAGACGTTGGCATGCGCTCGACCGATCTTTCGGCTTTTCGCGCTCATGGCGGAAAGTTGATCGTGCCGCACGGCGGCGGCGATCCGGTCTTTTCCGTGCTCGATACGATCGACTGGTGGAACGGGGTGAATGCGGCCAATGGCGGGAAGGCTGATGGTTTTGTCAGGGTCTTCCCGGTGCCCGGAATGAACCATTGCGGCGGCGGCCCCGCGACCGACCGGTTCGACTCGCTTGCGGCGCTTGAAAGCTGGGTCATCGACGGGGTGGCCCCCGCGTCAATCCCTGCAACTGCCGGGGATGATACGCCGTGGCCGGGACGCAAGATGCCGCTTTGTCCATACCCGCAGATTGCCTTGGCGAATGGTGCGGGCGATTATCGCTGCGGACTTCCGCAGCCTTAG
- a CDS encoding S9 family peptidase encodes MFMMPVAVSRLFAPIGLSLAAAALLSACSSLGDASATAQPQVADAELDAYAAMPNGPGSGDYPAIMEVDPSLPDHVIYRPADLSPFQNSKLPVVVWGNGGCSADAASSRLHLLEMASHGYLVIAAGQILSGPGAPDARETVALPAADGALPDAAVTAADMVAGIDWALAENARRDSPYFQRIDPQRIAASGRSCGGLLALRVAADPRVDAVVVHNSGTFPIGNKLMVGGVEGSRALLDGLHTPVIYIMGGDTDIAWQNALDDFAAIDTQPVFLASEDVGHGGTFRQPNGGEGAQVAVAWLDWQLKNSSDAGKLFTGEECGLCTKPGWTVMRKSIPGETK; translated from the coding sequence ATGTTTATGATGCCGGTGGCGGTCAGCCGTCTCTTCGCGCCGATTGGCCTGTCGCTTGCTGCCGCAGCGCTGCTCAGCGCTTGCAGCTCGCTGGGAGATGCTTCCGCCACGGCGCAGCCGCAAGTCGCAGATGCCGAACTGGACGCCTACGCTGCCATGCCCAACGGGCCGGGTTCGGGTGACTATCCCGCGATCATGGAAGTTGATCCTTCGTTGCCGGATCATGTCATCTACCGGCCGGCGGATCTCTCGCCGTTTCAGAATAGCAAGCTGCCGGTCGTGGTGTGGGGGAATGGCGGCTGCAGCGCCGACGCCGCGAGTTCGCGCCTGCACTTGCTCGAGATGGCCTCACACGGCTACCTCGTCATCGCTGCCGGCCAGATACTGAGCGGGCCCGGCGCCCCCGATGCGCGCGAAACCGTCGCCCTGCCTGCCGCCGATGGCGCACTGCCCGATGCTGCGGTAACGGCGGCCGACATGGTTGCGGGCATTGACTGGGCACTGGCCGAGAACGCCCGCCGCGACAGCCCCTATTTCCAGCGGATCGATCCGCAGCGGATAGCCGCTTCGGGGCGGAGCTGTGGAGGCTTGCTTGCCTTGCGCGTTGCCGCCGATCCGCGCGTGGACGCTGTGGTGGTGCACAACAGCGGCACCTTTCCGATCGGCAACAAGCTTATGGTTGGCGGGGTCGAGGGCAGCCGCGCCTTGCTCGATGGCCTGCACACACCGGTGATCTATATCATGGGCGGAGACACAGACATCGCCTGGCAGAATGCGCTCGACGACTTTGCCGCCATTGACACGCAGCCGGTGTTTCTTGCCAGCGAGGATGTCGGTCACGGCGGCACCTTCCGGCAGCCGAACGGCGGCGAGGGCGCGCAGGTTGCGGTCGCCTGGCTCGATTGGCAGCTCAAGAACTCCAGCGATGCGGGCAAGCTGTTCACGGGCGAGGAATGCGGCCTGTGCACGAAGCCCGGCTGGACGGTCATGCGCAAGTCCATACCGGGAGAGACGAAATGA
- a CDS encoding dipeptidase: protein MAEFPIKAGMEQAGLDAICASFPVDVVPRKAEGDWYKVHVDWVQNLKKLTSEAGIREIMSLADLEACHRDRIPGVIQAAEGAQFLEGRLERLAEVYDNGLRHLQLAHSVQDPFAPLGDLQTLDPQFDGLTPFGRSVIEECNRLGIVIDLAHSSGKTLKDAIEVSSVPLIFSHTALLSPVGLGAVPTWPDTRLPMRLLRPDEVHAVAEAGGVVGVWHIFPTISAYAAAIIDLVNTAGEDHVGVGSDTGVAGAMYNANHHWPGQHTGFLYVVVDELRHQGCPPATIRKVIGQNFCRILHATEQGRKPT, encoded by the coding sequence GTGGCCGAGTTCCCGATCAAGGCCGGAATGGAACAAGCGGGGCTCGACGCAATCTGTGCCAGCTTCCCGGTCGACGTCGTGCCGCGGAAGGCGGAAGGGGACTGGTACAAGGTTCACGTAGACTGGGTGCAGAACCTGAAGAAGCTGACCAGCGAAGCCGGAATCCGCGAAATCATGAGCTTGGCCGACCTCGAAGCCTGTCACCGCGACCGAATTCCGGGCGTCATTCAGGCGGCGGAAGGTGCCCAGTTTCTCGAAGGCCGGCTGGAGCGACTTGCCGAGGTTTACGATAACGGCCTGCGCCATCTCCAGCTTGCCCACTCGGTGCAGGATCCCTTTGCGCCGCTTGGTGACCTGCAGACATTGGACCCGCAGTTCGATGGGCTGACACCGTTTGGCCGATCCGTCATTGAGGAGTGCAACCGCCTCGGCATTGTGATCGACCTTGCCCATTCAAGCGGAAAGACGCTGAAAGACGCGATCGAGGTGTCGTCGGTTCCGCTCATCTTTTCGCACACGGCCCTGCTTTCGCCTGTGGGCCTCGGCGCGGTGCCCACCTGGCCCGACACCCGTTTGCCAATGCGGCTGTTGCGCCCTGATGAGGTGCATGCCGTTGCCGAGGCTGGCGGCGTGGTTGGCGTCTGGCATATCTTCCCGACAATCAGCGCCTATGCGGCAGCGATCATCGATCTTGTGAACACTGCGGGCGAGGACCATGTGGGGGTCGGCAGCGACACTGGGGTCGCGGGTGCGATGTATAATGCTAATCACCATTGGCCCGGACAGCACACCGGATTCCTCTATGTCGTTGTCGACGAGCTTCGGCATCAGGGCTGTCCGCCTGCAACGATCCGCAAGGTCATCGGCCAGAACTTCTGCCGCATCCTGCACGCTACCGAGCAAGGCAGAAAACCAACCTAA
- a CDS encoding IS6 family transposase — MSKADNPFRYVHSSPDIIRMVVMLYVRYPLSLQNVEDLLFERGYDFCHETVQLWWNRFGPMFAAEIRRLRVNHMRGVRHWRWHLDEMYVKMNGEMVYLWRAVDHEGQILESYVTNKRDKYAALAFMKKALKRHGRAEAIVTDGLNSYPAAMKELGNQERREMGDWLNNRPENSHLPFRGRERAMQRFRRMKSLQKFASIHASISNHLNSERHLVDRQTYKTRHLAALAEWQKPAT, encoded by the coding sequence ATGAGCAAGGCCGATAATCCGTTCAGATACGTTCACTCATCGCCCGATATCATCCGCATGGTAGTGATGCTTTACGTGCGATATCCGCTGTCGCTACAGAACGTGGAGGATCTGCTCTTCGAACGCGGATATGACTTTTGTCACGAGACAGTCCAGCTTTGGTGGAACCGGTTCGGACCGATGTTTGCAGCCGAGATTCGGAGGCTGCGTGTGAACCACATGCGTGGCGTTCGACACTGGCGCTGGCACCTTGATGAAATGTACGTGAAGATGAACGGCGAGATGGTCTATCTGTGGCGCGCGGTTGATCACGAAGGCCAGATTCTGGAGAGTTACGTCACGAACAAACGGGACAAATACGCGGCTCTGGCGTTCATGAAGAAGGCGCTGAAGCGTCACGGCCGCGCGGAGGCCATCGTTACCGATGGCCTGAACTCATATCCTGCCGCGATGAAGGAATTGGGCAATCAGGAGCGTCGCGAAATGGGGGATTGGCTCAACAATCGGCCCGAGAATTCGCACCTCCCGTTCCGAGGACGGGAGCGGGCGATGCAGCGATTTCGGCGAATGAAGTCGCTGCAGAAATTCGCGTCCATCCACGCCTCTATTTCAAACCACTTGAATTCCGAACGCCACCTCGTCGATCGACAAACTTACAAGACCCGCCACTTAGCTGCCCTGGCCGAGTGGCAGAAGCCTGCTACCTGA
- a CDS encoding MBL fold metallo-hydrolase, translating into MNREYTQGMHQIGQDCWAWIQPDGGWGWSNAGLVTDGECSLLVDTLYDLDMTANMLSVMRDTTPAANDINVLVNSHADGDHTYGNQIVGTSRIIASKATAAEFFSLPPAKIETIVQQADVLGEGAQYIAGWARDHGFTFAGNQLVGPTETYERELDLKVGDKEVRLINVGPAHTAGDTLVHSIQDKVVYTGDILFMGVHPAIWAGSLDGWLAACDRMLTMDVDVVVPGHGPITDKQGVRLFHTYLASLRREARIRFEAGLSVEQAADDIRLEPPFDEWLLPERIAGSVNSLFLQWGSPTAEKEFMKVFDLIARYAKRKALRECAHGRHVAGCGHQH; encoded by the coding sequence ATGAACCGCGAATACACTCAGGGAATGCACCAGATCGGTCAAGATTGCTGGGCTTGGATACAGCCAGACGGCGGCTGGGGATGGTCCAACGCAGGCCTGGTTACAGACGGCGAATGCTCGCTTCTTGTCGACACATTATACGACCTGGATATGACCGCTAATATGCTTAGCGTTATGCGCGACACCACGCCCGCCGCCAATGATATTAACGTTCTGGTAAATTCCCACGCCGATGGTGACCACACCTATGGCAATCAAATTGTGGGAACTTCACGAATTATCGCATCGAAGGCAACCGCCGCAGAGTTCTTCTCCCTGCCTCCTGCAAAAATCGAGACGATCGTGCAGCAGGCCGACGTCTTGGGCGAAGGTGCACAATATATCGCGGGATGGGCCAGAGATCATGGGTTCACCTTCGCTGGCAATCAATTGGTTGGTCCCACAGAAACCTATGAGCGCGAGCTCGATTTGAAGGTGGGCGACAAGGAGGTTCGCCTCATCAATGTTGGCCCGGCGCACACAGCCGGAGATACGCTGGTGCATTCGATACAGGATAAGGTTGTCTATACTGGGGACATCCTCTTCATGGGCGTCCATCCCGCTATCTGGGCGGGCTCGCTCGATGGCTGGCTTGCCGCGTGTGATCGCATGCTTACTATGGACGTTGATGTCGTGGTCCCTGGTCATGGCCCCATCACCGATAAGCAGGGAGTTCGGCTCTTCCATACTTATCTGGCAAGCTTGCGACGCGAAGCACGCATTCGATTTGAGGCAGGTCTTTCGGTTGAGCAAGCGGCCGATGACATTCGGCTGGAACCACCCTTTGATGAATGGCTTCTGCCGGAGCGTATTGCAGGAAGCGTGAACTCCCTTTTCCTGCAGTGGGGTAGCCCGACGGCAGAAAAGGAATTCATGAAGGTGTTCGATCTAATAGCCCGCTATGCGAAGCGAAAAGCCCTGCGGGAATGTGCGCACGGGCGACATGTTGCGGGATGCGGCCACCAGCACTAG